One Littorina saxatilis isolate snail1 linkage group LG12, US_GU_Lsax_2.0, whole genome shotgun sequence genomic region harbors:
- the LOC138982375 gene encoding peptidoglycan-recognition protein SC2-like isoform X3, producing MQSTIFLGVATLLLAATRRVDAAQCACATQALNVRSGAGTNHGVLHLMAPGECLTYHGDSTAAGGYTWYHLDYQGKSGWAASNWLSVRACGGVSSSGVQLPGCPKIITRAEWGARAPSHAFGNMPATPIYVFIHHGTGGECFDKASCIQKVKAYQNYHMDGHGWPDIGYNFVVGEDGNAYEARGWEKLGAHTYGYNHNGIAICVIGDFTSHVPNAAALNTVKQLIQCGLSNGKISPSYTLKGHRDVGATACPGTAFYNLIHSWSHYASGTNHFG from the exons ATG CAGTCTACAATTTTTCTGGGAGTTGCGACACTTCTGCTGGCCGCCACCCGCCGTGTTGATGCGGCTCAGTGCGCATGCGCGACGCAAGCGCTGAACGTGCGGAGCGGAGCGGGAACGAACCATGGCGTCCTTCACCTCATGGCACCAGGAGAGTGCCTGACGTACCACGGAGACTCCACGGCTGCTGGGGGCTACACCTGGTACCACCTGGACTACCAGGGCAAG AGTGGTTGGGCAGCCTCCAACTGGCTTAGCGTCAGAGCTTGCGGTG GTGTTTCAAGCAGTGGCGTCCAGTTGCCCGGGTGCCCGAAGATCATCACGAGGGCGGAGTGGGGTGCCCGAGCCCCCAGCCACGCTTTCGGGAATATGCCCGCCACCCCCATCTACGTGTTCATCCACCACGGCACAGGGGGCGAATGTTTCGACAAGGCCAGCTGTATCCAGAAGGTCAAAGCCTACCAGAACTACCACATGGATGGACATG GCTGGCCCGACATCGGCTACAACTTCGTGGTGGGAGAGGACGGGAATGCTTATGAAGCCAGAGGCTGGGAGAAACTCGGAGCTCACACCTATGGATACAACCACAATGGCATCG CGATCTGTGTGATCGGTGACTTTACGAGTCACGTGCCCAACGCGGCGGCCCTCAACACCGTGAAGCAGCTGATCCAGTGCGGGCTGAGCAACGGCAAGATCTCCCCCTCCTACACCCTCAAAGGGCACCGTGACGTGGGCGCCACGGCGTGCCCGGGCACCGCATTCTACAACCTCATCCACTCCTGGTCGCACTACGCTTCCGGCACCAATCACTTCGGGTAG
- the LOC138982375 gene encoding peptidoglycan-recognition protein SC2-like isoform X2 — protein sequence MSRMKSTIFLGVATLLLAATRRVDAAQCACATQALNVRSGAGTNHGVLHLMAPGECLTYHGDSTAAGGYTWYHLDYQGKSGWAASNWLSVRACGGVSSSGVQLPGCPKIITRAEWGARAPSHAFGNMPATPIYVFIHHGTGGECFDKASCIQKVKAYQNYHMDGHGWPDIGYNFVVGEDGNAYEARGWEKLGAHTYGYNHNGIAICVIGDFTSHVPNAAALNTVKQLIQCGLSNGKISPSYTLKGHRDVGATACPGTAFYNLIHSWSHYASGTNHFG from the exons ATGTCTAGAATGAAG TCTACAATTTTTCTGGGAGTTGCGACACTTCTGCTGGCCGCCACCCGCCGTGTTGATGCGGCTCAGTGCGCATGCGCGACGCAAGCGCTGAACGTGCGGAGCGGAGCGGGAACGAACCATGGCGTCCTTCACCTCATGGCACCAGGAGAGTGCCTGACGTACCACGGAGACTCCACGGCTGCTGGGGGCTACACCTGGTACCACCTGGACTACCAGGGCAAG AGTGGTTGGGCAGCCTCCAACTGGCTTAGCGTCAGAGCTTGCGGTG GTGTTTCAAGCAGTGGCGTCCAGTTGCCCGGGTGCCCGAAGATCATCACGAGGGCGGAGTGGGGTGCCCGAGCCCCCAGCCACGCTTTCGGGAATATGCCCGCCACCCCCATCTACGTGTTCATCCACCACGGCACAGGGGGCGAATGTTTCGACAAGGCCAGCTGTATCCAGAAGGTCAAAGCCTACCAGAACTACCACATGGATGGACATG GCTGGCCCGACATCGGCTACAACTTCGTGGTGGGAGAGGACGGGAATGCTTATGAAGCCAGAGGCTGGGAGAAACTCGGAGCTCACACCTATGGATACAACCACAATGGCATCG CGATCTGTGTGATCGGTGACTTTACGAGTCACGTGCCCAACGCGGCGGCCCTCAACACCGTGAAGCAGCTGATCCAGTGCGGGCTGAGCAACGGCAAGATCTCCCCCTCCTACACCCTCAAAGGGCACCGTGACGTGGGCGCCACGGCGTGCCCGGGCACCGCATTCTACAACCTCATCCACTCCTGGTCGCACTACGCTTCCGGCACCAATCACTTCGGGTAG
- the LOC138982375 gene encoding peptidoglycan-recognition protein SC2-like isoform X1, which produces MSRMKQSTIFLGVATLLLAATRRVDAAQCACATQALNVRSGAGTNHGVLHLMAPGECLTYHGDSTAAGGYTWYHLDYQGKSGWAASNWLSVRACGGVSSSGVQLPGCPKIITRAEWGARAPSHAFGNMPATPIYVFIHHGTGGECFDKASCIQKVKAYQNYHMDGHGWPDIGYNFVVGEDGNAYEARGWEKLGAHTYGYNHNGIAICVIGDFTSHVPNAAALNTVKQLIQCGLSNGKISPSYTLKGHRDVGATACPGTAFYNLIHSWSHYASGTNHFG; this is translated from the exons ATGTCTAGAATGAAG CAGTCTACAATTTTTCTGGGAGTTGCGACACTTCTGCTGGCCGCCACCCGCCGTGTTGATGCGGCTCAGTGCGCATGCGCGACGCAAGCGCTGAACGTGCGGAGCGGAGCGGGAACGAACCATGGCGTCCTTCACCTCATGGCACCAGGAGAGTGCCTGACGTACCACGGAGACTCCACGGCTGCTGGGGGCTACACCTGGTACCACCTGGACTACCAGGGCAAG AGTGGTTGGGCAGCCTCCAACTGGCTTAGCGTCAGAGCTTGCGGTG GTGTTTCAAGCAGTGGCGTCCAGTTGCCCGGGTGCCCGAAGATCATCACGAGGGCGGAGTGGGGTGCCCGAGCCCCCAGCCACGCTTTCGGGAATATGCCCGCCACCCCCATCTACGTGTTCATCCACCACGGCACAGGGGGCGAATGTTTCGACAAGGCCAGCTGTATCCAGAAGGTCAAAGCCTACCAGAACTACCACATGGATGGACATG GCTGGCCCGACATCGGCTACAACTTCGTGGTGGGAGAGGACGGGAATGCTTATGAAGCCAGAGGCTGGGAGAAACTCGGAGCTCACACCTATGGATACAACCACAATGGCATCG CGATCTGTGTGATCGGTGACTTTACGAGTCACGTGCCCAACGCGGCGGCCCTCAACACCGTGAAGCAGCTGATCCAGTGCGGGCTGAGCAACGGCAAGATCTCCCCCTCCTACACCCTCAAAGGGCACCGTGACGTGGGCGCCACGGCGTGCCCGGGCACCGCATTCTACAACCTCATCCACTCCTGGTCGCACTACGCTTCCGGCACCAATCACTTCGGGTAG